From Pseudoalteromonas sp. R3, one genomic window encodes:
- a CDS encoding nuclear transport factor 2 family protein, with the protein MAIYIQLILACFVLVSGCSNATTDIEKKAIETAAKSYLIAQIEARPELMEKVTDDELIKRTYWQDQQGKEFVMAMDKQGLIKLAAEYNLSGTRFSAQPKIELRILDVDKRVATVKLITDEWIDYMHLYKTASGEWRILNVLWQFHQIQKHKSVR; encoded by the coding sequence ATGGCGATATATATTCAACTTATTCTTGCTTGTTTTGTTTTGGTGTCGGGGTGCAGTAATGCAACAACAGACATTGAGAAGAAAGCGATAGAGACAGCTGCAAAGAGCTATTTGATTGCGCAGATTGAAGCGCGGCCTGAATTGATGGAAAAAGTGACAGATGATGAACTGATAAAGCGAACTTACTGGCAGGATCAGCAAGGTAAGGAGTTCGTCATGGCGATGGACAAGCAAGGTTTGATTAAGCTAGCTGCGGAATACAACCTCTCGGGTACTCGCTTTTCAGCGCAACCGAAAATTGAACTAAGGATCTTAGATGTCGATAAACGGGTAGCCACAGTGAAACTGATCACTGACGAGTGGATAGACTATATGCATTTATATAAAACTGCGTCTGGTGAATGGCGGATCCTAAATGTGTTGTGGCAGTTTCATCAGATACAAAAGCATAAGAGCGTGAGGTAA
- a CDS encoding DMT family transporter translates to MSTTTCNDQPNDSAIVFALVSAMLFWGMSWISGKIIADIAPAQVTVFYRLFLAAISMLPIMWAMKKFNLLNLRFNKHALAWSLPAGFFLAFYNQLFFLGLADGLPGKGGMLVTTSNPVFTFILSAILLGQAINRRQGIGLALGLGGGLMMIEVWHFDLDQILSAGNLYFILASLTWAFLTLISQRGTRYADFITFSTLMYFWASLLSYTFAYKHDPFIGAAKFPAYYWHHLLFLSIVVVSIATSVFFLATQKLGPNRSSSFVFVVPVTAMGLSAWYFGERLSVGVAVGGACALCAVYLLNKKASS, encoded by the coding sequence ATGTCGACCACAACGTGCAACGACCAACCCAACGATTCAGCGATTGTATTTGCTCTGGTTTCAGCCATGTTATTTTGGGGGATGAGTTGGATCTCAGGAAAGATTATTGCTGATATCGCCCCCGCTCAGGTCACCGTGTTTTACCGACTGTTTCTGGCAGCCATCAGTATGTTGCCTATTATGTGGGCTATGAAAAAATTCAACCTACTAAACCTAAGATTTAACAAACATGCTTTGGCTTGGTCACTGCCAGCAGGCTTTTTTCTCGCTTTTTACAATCAGTTGTTTTTTCTTGGCCTGGCCGATGGATTGCCAGGTAAGGGTGGCATGCTGGTCACCACCTCCAATCCCGTGTTTACCTTTATTTTGAGTGCCATATTATTGGGGCAAGCCATCAATCGGCGCCAGGGAATTGGGTTGGCTCTGGGCCTGGGCGGTGGACTAATGATGATTGAAGTGTGGCATTTCGACCTTGATCAGATACTTTCTGCAGGTAATCTGTACTTTATCCTTGCATCACTCACCTGGGCCTTTTTGACCCTGATCAGCCAACGCGGAACCCGATATGCTGACTTCATTACATTTAGTACGCTCATGTATTTTTGGGCTTCGTTATTAAGCTATACCTTTGCTTATAAACATGACCCTTTCATCGGTGCAGCAAAGTTTCCGGCGTATTACTGGCATCACTTGCTGTTTTTATCGATTGTCGTAGTAAGCATCGCCACCAGTGTATTCTTTCTGGCAACACAAAAGCTTGGTCCCAACCGTTCGAGCTCTTTCGTCTTCGTGGTACCCGTCACTGCAATGGGACTGTCTGCCTGGTACTTTGGTGAACGGCTCAGCGTAGGCGTTGCAGTGGGCGGTGCGTGTGCTTTGTGTGCCGTTTATTTGCTCAATAAAAAAGCGTCAAGCTAG